Proteins from one Planctomyces sp. SH-PL62 genomic window:
- a CDS encoding SGNH/GDSL hydrolase family protein, translated as MALIQNPTLAAARIAMLQAMALVAIYLIPIPASWPLARRVMASASSNSSNRADADHHATGYYEGLVGGAEGPGGRGELTLKLMGKPNGWVRFNDAGVVRHLDHDFLQFELIPKIDSVLFGQPFVTNSHGMHSPEATVEKPPGVFRIALLGASIDMGWGIKYQDSYAHRLQEWLNTHAAHQGFASERKFEVLNFAVAAYSPLQRLESFRRKAREFQPDLVIYSSTMLDSRLAEIHLCDVFRTKSEIPFDFAREAVARAGVTEDDRRVDSRGQLPAKEAIKKKLEPHYWDLYDQTVASLSADCRSAGVPLMMVIVPRVGKDADASLRAEPSARLKSIAGRYALPIYDLTDAFDDLDPADLEIAAWDDHPNALGHQRLFMALTRELVTDQGRYELLYPGRKAVAEASLPADRP; from the coding sequence ATGGCGCTGATCCAGAACCCCACGCTCGCCGCGGCCCGAATCGCCATGCTGCAGGCGATGGCCCTCGTGGCGATCTACCTGATCCCGATCCCCGCGAGCTGGCCGCTGGCCCGCCGGGTGATGGCCTCGGCCAGCTCGAACTCGTCCAACCGGGCCGACGCCGACCACCACGCCACCGGCTACTACGAGGGCCTCGTCGGCGGCGCCGAGGGCCCCGGCGGCCGGGGCGAGCTGACCCTCAAGCTAATGGGCAAGCCCAACGGCTGGGTCCGCTTCAACGACGCCGGCGTCGTCCGCCACCTGGACCACGACTTCCTCCAGTTCGAGTTGATCCCCAAGATCGACAGCGTCCTCTTCGGCCAGCCGTTCGTCACCAACTCGCACGGCATGCACAGCCCCGAGGCGACCGTCGAGAAGCCCCCGGGCGTCTTCCGGATCGCCCTGCTCGGGGCGTCGATCGACATGGGCTGGGGGATCAAGTATCAGGACTCCTACGCCCACCGGCTCCAGGAGTGGCTCAACACCCACGCGGCGCACCAGGGCTTCGCCTCGGAGCGCAAGTTCGAGGTGCTGAACTTCGCGGTCGCGGCCTACAGCCCGCTCCAGCGCCTGGAGTCGTTCCGTCGCAAGGCCAGGGAGTTCCAGCCCGACCTGGTGATCTACTCGTCCACCATGCTCGACTCGCGGCTGGCCGAGATCCACCTCTGCGACGTCTTCCGGACCAAATCCGAGATCCCCTTCGACTTCGCCCGCGAGGCCGTCGCCCGCGCCGGCGTGACCGAGGACGACCGCCGGGTCGACTCCCGGGGCCAGCTCCCCGCCAAGGAGGCGATCAAGAAGAAGCTGGAGCCGCATTACTGGGACCTGTACGACCAGACGGTCGCCAGCCTCTCGGCCGACTGCCGGTCCGCCGGGGTCCCCCTGATGATGGTGATCGTCCCACGCGTCGGGAAAGACGCCGACGCGTCGCTCCGCGCCGAGCCGTCGGCCCGGCTGAAGTCCATCGCCGGCCGCTACGCCCTGCCGATCTACGACCTCACCGACGCCTTCGACGATCTCGACCCGGCGGACCTGGAAATCGCCGCCTGGGACGACCACCCCAACGCCCTGGGCCACCAGCGGCTGTTCATGGCCCTGACCCGCGAGCTGGTCACCGACCAGGGCCGCTATGAGCTCCTCTACCCCGGCCGCAAGGCGGTGGCCGAGGCGTCGCTCCCCGCCGACCGGCCGTGA
- a CDS encoding amino acid adenylation domain-containing protein — translation MEGRHLSRLLEEAAARRPGHPAVEDERGRSLTFAELDRAADRFAARLARWGIDRGDRVGLWLPKSLEAVAAIHGVLRAGGVYVPVDPTGPAGRAEGIFADSGAKAVVVAAKLAPALRAAWADREAAPRLVVVEDGETPPIAEPGFEEATWAEIQADDAPSPLLPPREADDLAYILFTSGSTGKPKGVMLSHANAFTFLEWCRDALGPWSDDDRFSSHAPFHFDLSIFDLYVSCLNAATLVLIGETLAKEPAPLADFIQERRISVWYSAPSILAMMAELGRLDRPGYTPPRLVLFAGEVFPIAPLRKLRALWPAARMWNLYGPTETNVCTALEIPETIDDAQAGPFPIGFACPPLLGRVVDEEGRTLPVGSLGELVIAGPGVMRGYFGLPELTEAAFFADDRGTSWYRTGDLVIDDGAGCYQFHGRRDRMVKKRGYRIELGEIEAALYRHEGVDRAAVVAGSDDAGVSISAFIALKAGGKKSLIAMKRHCSIHLPNYMIPDRITFLDSLPATSTDKVDYQKLKALASEEG, via the coding sequence ATGGAAGGACGCCATCTCAGCCGACTGCTGGAGGAAGCCGCCGCGAGGCGGCCCGGCCACCCCGCCGTCGAGGACGAGCGGGGCCGCTCGCTGACCTTCGCCGAGCTGGACCGCGCCGCCGACCGCTTCGCGGCCCGACTGGCCCGCTGGGGGATCGACCGGGGAGACCGGGTCGGGCTCTGGCTCCCCAAGAGCCTGGAGGCCGTCGCCGCGATCCACGGCGTCCTCCGCGCCGGTGGCGTGTACGTCCCCGTCGACCCCACCGGCCCCGCCGGCCGCGCCGAGGGGATCTTCGCCGACAGCGGCGCCAAGGCCGTCGTCGTCGCCGCGAAGCTGGCCCCCGCCCTCCGCGCCGCCTGGGCCGACCGCGAGGCGGCCCCCCGGCTCGTCGTCGTCGAGGACGGCGAAACTCCCCCGATCGCCGAGCCCGGCTTCGAGGAGGCCACCTGGGCCGAGATCCAGGCCGACGACGCCCCCTCCCCCCTCCTGCCGCCGCGCGAGGCCGACGACCTGGCCTACATCCTGTTCACCTCCGGGTCGACCGGGAAGCCCAAGGGGGTCATGCTCTCGCATGCCAACGCGTTCACCTTCCTGGAATGGTGCCGCGACGCCCTCGGCCCCTGGAGCGACGACGACCGCTTCTCGTCGCACGCCCCCTTCCATTTCGACCTCTCGATCTTCGACCTGTACGTCTCCTGCCTGAACGCGGCGACCCTCGTCCTGATCGGCGAGACGCTCGCCAAGGAGCCGGCGCCCCTGGCCGACTTCATCCAGGAGCGTCGGATCAGCGTCTGGTACTCGGCCCCCTCGATCCTGGCGATGATGGCCGAACTGGGCCGCCTCGACCGCCCCGGCTACACGCCGCCGCGACTGGTCCTCTTCGCCGGGGAGGTCTTCCCCATCGCCCCGCTCCGCAAGCTGCGGGCGCTCTGGCCCGCCGCCAGGATGTGGAACCTGTACGGGCCGACCGAGACGAACGTCTGCACGGCGCTGGAGATCCCGGAGACCATCGACGACGCCCAGGCCGGGCCGTTCCCGATCGGCTTCGCCTGCCCTCCGCTGCTGGGTCGGGTGGTCGACGAGGAAGGCCGGACGCTCCCCGTGGGCTCGCTCGGCGAGCTGGTCATCGCCGGGCCGGGCGTGATGCGGGGCTACTTCGGCCTCCCCGAGCTGACCGAGGCCGCGTTCTTCGCCGACGACCGGGGGACCTCCTGGTATCGCACCGGCGACCTCGTCATCGACGACGGCGCCGGCTGCTACCAGTTCCACGGCCGCCGCGACCGCATGGTCAAGAAGCGCGGCTACCGGATCGAGCTCGGCGAGATCGAGGCCGCCCTCTATCGCCACGAGGGGGTCGATCGCGCGGCGGTCGTCGCCGGCAGCGACGACGCGGGGGTCTCCATCTCGGCCTTCATCGCCCTCAAGGCCGGGGGCAAGAAGTCGCTGATCGCGATGAAGCGGCACTGCTCGATCCACCTGCCCAACTACATGATCCCGGACCGGATCACGTTCCTCGACAGCCTCCCGGCGACCTCGACGGACAAGGTCGATTATCAGAAGCTGAAGGCCCTGGCCTCCGAGGAGGGATGA
- a CDS encoding lysophospholipid acyltransferase family protein: MSLVKHISRRIFTWKFYFYELLLPSLGALAPARADAIVRAMGRASTIFRPGRRALLKAAMARAGSLTGREADWTALAESAARFTARDYPLDGVDDSEALARFDVVGFEAVREALDQSRGAILVGSHFGAHIAGMHWLFRRGLPVRALVQRPKHVSRVLNRRFDADDVPYPQIEFFLKRDLTTAAAVERMMQARSALRDGMAIYLNGDIVWEGSNTRTCRLLGRDHEFLAVWAELACLTRAPVFFAFCRHLRGGRFGLEFKALDLAERHPELALAAYLAEVEAQVAADPSEAVAYLTWPCYTDAPEAAATASPRVDDAEARPGPIGAASSRRAPIGRGGGPVKA; the protein is encoded by the coding sequence ATGAGCCTCGTGAAGCACATCTCGCGTCGCATCTTCACCTGGAAGTTCTACTTCTACGAGCTGCTCCTGCCGAGCCTGGGCGCCCTCGCCCCGGCGCGGGCCGACGCGATCGTGCGCGCGATGGGAAGGGCCTCCACCATCTTCCGACCGGGCCGCCGCGCCCTCCTCAAGGCGGCGATGGCCCGCGCGGGCTCGCTCACCGGCCGCGAGGCCGACTGGACCGCGCTGGCCGAGAGCGCCGCGCGGTTCACCGCCCGCGACTACCCGCTCGACGGCGTAGACGACTCCGAGGCGCTGGCGCGGTTCGACGTCGTCGGCTTCGAGGCCGTGCGCGAGGCCCTGGACCAGAGCCGGGGCGCGATCCTCGTCGGCAGCCACTTCGGCGCCCATATCGCCGGGATGCACTGGCTGTTCCGCCGGGGGCTTCCGGTCCGGGCGTTGGTGCAGCGGCCCAAGCACGTCTCGCGCGTGCTGAACCGGCGGTTCGACGCCGACGACGTCCCGTATCCCCAGATCGAGTTCTTCCTCAAGCGCGACCTGACGACCGCCGCGGCCGTCGAGCGCATGATGCAGGCGCGGTCGGCCCTTCGCGACGGCATGGCGATCTACCTCAACGGCGACATCGTCTGGGAAGGCTCCAACACCCGGACCTGTCGGCTGCTCGGCCGCGACCACGAGTTCCTCGCCGTCTGGGCCGAGCTGGCCTGCCTGACCCGCGCCCCGGTCTTCTTCGCCTTCTGCCGGCACCTCCGCGGGGGCCGGTTCGGCCTGGAGTTCAAGGCGCTCGACCTGGCGGAGAGGCACCCGGAACTCGCGCTCGCGGCCTATCTCGCCGAGGTCGAGGCCCAGGTGGCCGCCGACCCGTCCGAGGCCGTAGCCTACCTGACCTGGCCCTGCTACACCGACGCTCCGGAGGCCGCCGCGACGGCCTCGCCTCGCGTCGACGACGCCGAAGCCCGCCCCGGGCCGATCGGCGCCGCCTCATCGCGACGCGCCCCGATCGGGCGGGGCGGGGGCCCGGTCAAGGCTTGA
- a CDS encoding SGNH/GDSL hydrolase family protein has translation MGPKMVESEAGRRRFNPGRPIAGVAMLAQGDLGAREVTTAIEFLAALQRVYVAAALGVLAATAVLVWIVIRRRRRREAVPAALSRAALGLAATCLALIAAEAAAGAWLAWSHRSPDLPKAFAAVPGLPTTFEPGAESPTDLDVVVIGESSAEGVPYQKWLSVGRLVGWGLEAALPGRRVRVDVLAESGKRLEDMHRKLTSLTRKPELLIIYCGHNEFYARHAWSHEVAPYYLDDPGWSRPWSIGAAFGRVSPMVRLIEETLELRRVAAPPPRLGRRLIDAPSHTVAERAELLDDFRRRMESILDFCRDVGAIPVLIPPAGNDAGFEPDRSVLPPDVPRARREVFARSFEAARKLEATDPAGAETAYRALLERQPGFAETHFRLARLLEGGGKYEDAYKSYVAARDLDAHPLRCLTSFQEVYRELAASRGLILIDAQEVFRARHPRGLLDDFLFNDGFHPSLEGHVALAEGVLAGLKERSAFDWPEATPAPTLDLAEVAAHFGVGPATWEAVCANAVGFYHLIAPLRFDQAERLAKRDRYKAALDALKAGADVESLDLPGVGPRPVRERLKP, from the coding sequence ATGGGGCCGAAGATGGTCGAGAGCGAAGCAGGCCGCCGTCGTTTCAATCCGGGCCGTCCTATCGCGGGCGTGGCGATGCTCGCCCAGGGGGACCTTGGGGCGCGAGAGGTGACGACGGCCATCGAGTTCCTGGCGGCGTTGCAACGGGTCTACGTCGCCGCGGCGCTCGGCGTGCTGGCGGCGACGGCGGTGCTCGTCTGGATCGTGATTCGCAGGCGGAGGCGTCGCGAGGCGGTCCCCGCGGCCCTGTCGCGGGCGGCGCTGGGGCTGGCGGCGACGTGCCTGGCCCTGATCGCGGCCGAGGCGGCGGCGGGGGCCTGGCTGGCCTGGAGCCATCGGTCGCCGGACCTCCCCAAGGCGTTCGCCGCCGTCCCCGGCCTCCCCACGACGTTCGAGCCGGGCGCCGAATCGCCGACGGACCTGGACGTCGTCGTGATCGGCGAGTCGAGCGCCGAGGGGGTGCCGTACCAGAAGTGGCTGTCGGTCGGACGGCTCGTCGGCTGGGGGCTCGAAGCCGCCCTGCCCGGGCGTCGGGTCCGGGTCGATGTCCTCGCCGAGTCGGGCAAGCGGCTGGAGGACATGCACCGGAAACTCACGAGCCTGACGCGAAAGCCGGAGCTGCTGATCATCTACTGCGGCCACAACGAGTTCTACGCGCGCCACGCGTGGTCGCACGAGGTCGCGCCGTACTACCTGGACGATCCGGGCTGGTCGCGGCCGTGGTCGATCGGCGCGGCGTTCGGCCGGGTCTCGCCGATGGTGCGGCTGATCGAGGAGACGCTGGAGCTTCGGCGCGTCGCCGCCCCCCCGCCGCGCCTGGGGCGTCGGCTCATCGACGCCCCCTCGCACACCGTCGCCGAGCGCGCCGAGCTGCTCGACGACTTCCGCCGCCGGATGGAGTCGATCCTCGACTTCTGTCGCGACGTCGGCGCGATTCCGGTCCTGATCCCCCCCGCCGGCAACGACGCCGGTTTCGAGCCCGACCGCTCCGTGCTGCCTCCCGACGTCCCTCGCGCCCGTCGCGAGGTCTTCGCCCGCTCGTTCGAGGCCGCGCGGAAGCTCGAAGCGACCGACCCGGCCGGGGCCGAAACCGCCTATCGCGCCCTGCTCGAACGCCAACCGGGCTTCGCCGAGACGCATTTCCGCCTCGCCCGGCTGCTCGAAGGGGGCGGGAAGTATGAAGACGCCTACAAGTCTTACGTCGCGGCGAGGGACCTCGACGCCCACCCCCTGCGCTGCCTCACGTCGTTCCAGGAGGTGTATCGGGAACTCGCCGCGAGCCGGGGCCTGATCCTGATCGACGCCCAGGAAGTCTTTCGCGCCAGGCACCCGCGCGGCCTGCTGGACGACTTCCTGTTCAACGACGGATTCCACCCCTCGCTGGAGGGGCACGTCGCGCTGGCGGAGGGGGTCCTGGCGGGTTTGAAGGAGCGATCGGCGTTCGACTGGCCCGAGGCCACGCCGGCGCCGACGCTCGATCTCGCGGAGGTCGCGGCCCACTTCGGCGTCGGGCCCGCGACGTGGGAGGCGGTCTGCGCCAACGCGGTCGGCTTCTACCATCTGATCGCCCCGCTGCGGTTCGACCAGGCGGAACGGCTGGCGAAGCGCGACCGCTACAAGGCGGCGCTCGACGCCCTGAAGGCGGGCGCGGACGTCGAGTCGCTCGACCTGCCGGGCGTCGGCCCGCGACCTGTCCGGGAACGGCTCAAGCCTTGA
- a CDS encoding Gfo/Idh/MocA family protein, producing the protein MNAKNVLGGKIRYGVVAGGMISQAHFMPGVRNTKNSELTVLVTGDREKAKALGEEFGLLNTYHYDDFDKLLAADEVDALYVATPNHLHTKYVVPALQAGIHVLLEKPMAVSEEDCQAMIDAARESGAKLMIAYRLHFEPATLAALEQVRAGDIGEARLFTANFSQALKPDNHRAKHGFDTGPIYDLGVYPINAARQFFDAEPIEVRAVGARNPDWGLEDMDDTVSVALRFPGDRLASFVVSYTLNSFEHYVVSGTKGNLAFRPAFSYGHGLEYDAILGDETEHRTFPEVDQFGSQAEYFANCILDDLDPEPDGEEGWCDVRIVEAIRRALETGRPQVLEPYTRKHRIEHTQVMGLAPPEPVEMVNAEDPSENRD; encoded by the coding sequence ATGAACGCCAAGAACGTTCTGGGGGGCAAGATCCGTTACGGCGTCGTCGCGGGGGGGATGATCTCGCAGGCGCACTTCATGCCGGGCGTCCGCAACACCAAGAATTCCGAGCTGACGGTGCTGGTCACCGGAGACCGGGAGAAGGCGAAGGCGCTCGGGGAGGAGTTCGGCCTCCTGAACACCTATCATTACGACGACTTCGACAAGCTGCTGGCCGCCGACGAGGTCGACGCACTCTACGTCGCCACCCCCAACCACCTCCACACGAAGTACGTCGTCCCCGCGCTCCAGGCCGGAATCCACGTCCTGCTGGAGAAGCCGATGGCGGTCAGCGAGGAAGACTGCCAGGCGATGATCGACGCCGCCCGGGAAAGCGGGGCCAAGTTGATGATCGCCTATCGCCTCCACTTCGAGCCGGCCACCCTCGCGGCGCTCGAGCAGGTCCGCGCCGGCGACATCGGCGAGGCGCGGCTGTTCACCGCCAACTTCAGCCAGGCGCTGAAGCCCGACAACCATCGGGCCAAGCACGGCTTCGACACGGGACCGATCTACGACCTGGGCGTCTATCCCATCAACGCCGCCCGCCAGTTCTTCGACGCCGAGCCCATCGAGGTCCGCGCCGTCGGCGCCCGGAACCCCGATTGGGGCCTGGAGGACATGGACGACACCGTGAGCGTCGCCCTCCGCTTCCCCGGCGACCGCCTGGCCTCGTTCGTCGTGTCGTACACCCTGAACAGCTTCGAGCACTACGTCGTCTCGGGGACGAAGGGGAACCTGGCGTTCCGGCCCGCCTTCTCCTACGGCCACGGCCTGGAATACGACGCGATCCTCGGCGACGAGACGGAGCACCGGACCTTCCCCGAGGTCGACCAGTTCGGCAGCCAGGCGGAGTACTTCGCGAACTGCATCCTCGACGACCTGGACCCCGAGCCCGACGGCGAGGAAGGCTGGTGCGACGTCCGGATCGTCGAAGCGATCCGTCGCGCCCTGGAGACCGGCCGCCCCCAGGTGCTGGAACCGTACACCCGGAAGCACCGGATCGAACACACCCAGGTGATGGGGCTCGCCCCCCCCGAGCCGGTCGAGATGGTCAACGCCGAGGACCCGAGCGAGAACCGCGACTGA
- the xseA gene encoding exodeoxyribonuclease VII large subunit, with amino-acid sequence MSSFPLFQSSDNPYGVVFESVGGLTERIKETLEGEFGGVAVRGEISNLSRPRSGHLYFSLKDQAAGIRAVMWRSDAQRLPFDLSDGLAVRLVGRLTVYSPRGEYQIIAQAIEPEGMGAQELAFRQLFARLSAEGLFDPDRKRPLPRFPRRIAVVTSPTGAAVRDLLQVTGRRWEGTDVLIVPTRVQGLGVGREIAAALELAGLAPGVEVVIVARGGGSAEDLSPFNDERVVRAIVDCPVPVVAAVGHEIDVTLADLAADRRALTPSEAGELVVPDGAEIAMHLDRLAQALRHAGSGRLRDARAGLDHLARGLTAALGQDLERRRHRLDRLKTSLDALNPEAVLARGYSLTLAQDGRTVVRDPSQAPAGTLIQTVLAGGRITSRVES; translated from the coding sequence ATGTCGAGCTTCCCCCTGTTCCAGTCCTCGGACAACCCGTACGGCGTGGTCTTCGAATCGGTCGGGGGCCTGACCGAACGGATCAAGGAGACCCTGGAAGGGGAGTTCGGCGGGGTGGCGGTCCGTGGCGAGATCTCGAACCTCTCGCGGCCGCGTTCCGGTCATCTCTACTTCAGCCTGAAAGACCAGGCGGCCGGGATCCGCGCGGTCATGTGGCGGAGCGACGCCCAGCGGCTGCCGTTCGACCTGTCCGACGGCCTGGCCGTCCGGCTCGTCGGCCGGCTGACCGTCTACAGCCCGCGCGGGGAGTACCAGATCATCGCCCAGGCCATCGAGCCCGAGGGGATGGGCGCGCAGGAGCTGGCGTTCCGGCAACTCTTCGCCCGGCTCTCGGCCGAAGGGCTGTTCGACCCGGATCGGAAGCGGCCCCTGCCGCGGTTCCCCCGCCGAATCGCCGTGGTCACCAGCCCCACCGGCGCGGCGGTGCGCGACCTGCTCCAGGTCACCGGCCGTCGCTGGGAAGGGACCGACGTGCTGATCGTCCCCACGAGGGTCCAGGGCCTGGGGGTCGGCCGCGAGATCGCCGCCGCCCTGGAGTTGGCCGGGCTCGCGCCTGGCGTCGAGGTCGTGATCGTCGCCCGAGGGGGCGGCAGTGCCGAGGATCTGAGCCCGTTCAACGACGAACGGGTCGTGCGGGCCATCGTCGACTGCCCCGTGCCGGTCGTCGCCGCTGTGGGCCATGAGATCGACGTGACCCTTGCCGACCTGGCCGCCGACCGCCGCGCCCTGACCCCCAGCGAAGCCGGCGAGCTGGTCGTCCCCGACGGGGCCGAGATCGCCATGCACCTGGACCGTCTCGCCCAGGCCCTTCGCCACGCCGGTTCCGGCCGCCTCCGCGACGCCCGCGCCGGGCTCGACCACCTGGCGCGAGGCCTGACCGCCGCCTTGGGACAGGACCTGGAACGTCGGCGACATCGGCTCGATCGGCTCAAGACCTCGCTCGACGCCCTCAACCCCGAAGCGGTCCTCGCCCGGGGATATAGCCTGACCCTCGCCCAGGACGGCCGGACCGTCGTCCGCGACCCCTCCCAGGCCCCCGCCGGCACCCTCATCCAGACCGTCCTCGCCGGCGGTCGGATCACCTCCCGCGTCGAATCCTGA